A genomic region of Pelodiscus sinensis isolate JC-2024 chromosome 19, ASM4963464v1, whole genome shotgun sequence contains the following coding sequences:
- the F2RL3 gene encoding proteinase-activated receptor 4 isoform X1, with translation MERSWCTFVLWCSLWGLCLASPDYDDYSQNNTSEQEMTSANTLCPRAIPGETVTRNNITYLSIHEASRSQLSSAVTVWFIPCLYTAVFLVGLPANGLALWVLATRIEKLTSTIFLMNLAAADLLLVLVLPFKITYYFLGNHWPFGEGLCRLTTAFFYGNMYCSVLLLMCISVDRYLAAVHPFFSRSFRSPGFAACTCLSIWLIAAIFTLPLTLLQQSYPLDHADITLCHDVLPRHEEADYYYYYFVCLIACGFLAPLVVMLFSHCSVLWILLRSRERYAHAMKLTVLVLFTVVVFYTPSNIFLLVHYSSNCSKLYGDLYVSYMISLAFSSINSCVDPFVYYYVSEDFRDKVRQRIFSQSKQVITSLKTSKETLPRKSSHSQSLV, from the exons ATGGAGCGCTCCTGGTGCACATTCGTGCTGTGGTGCAGCCTCTGGGGACTCTGCTTGGCAAGTCCGGACTATGATG ATTACTCCCAGAACAATACCAGCGAGCAGGAGATGACATCAGCCAATACACTGTGTCCCCGGGCCATCCCAGGAGAGACGGTGACTCGTAACAACATCACCTACCTGTCCATCCATGAGGCCTCCCgctcccagctgagcagtgcagtgACCGTGTGGTTTATTCCCTGCCTCTATACTGCTGTCTTCCTGGTGGGGTTGCCAGCCAACGGACTAGCTCTTTGGGTCCTAGCAACTAGGATTGAGAAGCTGACCTCCACCATCTTCCTCATGAACTTGGCTGCAGCTGACCTGCTCCTGGTGCTTGTGCTCCCCTTTAAGATCACCTATTACTTCCTGGGGAATCACTGGCCCTTTGGGGAGGGCCTGTGTCGGCTTACCACTGCCTTCTTCTATGGGAACATGTACTGTTCCGTGCTCCTGCTCATGTGCATCAGTGTTGACCGGTACTTGGCTGCGGTGCACCCTTTCTTCTCCCGCTCCTTCCGCAGTCCAGGCTTTGCCGCCTGCACTTGCCTCAGTATTTGGCTCATTGCTGCCATCTTCACCTTGCCCTTGACCCTCTTGCAGCAATCCTACCCCCTGGATCACGCAGACATCACTCTGTGCCATGATGTCCTCCCCAGGCACGAGGAGGCTGATTACTACTATTACTACTTTGTGTGCTTGATCGCCTGTGGCTTTCTGGCCCCTTTAGTGGTGATGCTGTTCAGCCACTGCTCGGTACTGTGGATCCTGCTGCGCAGCAGAGAGAGGTACGCGCATGCCATGAAGCTCACTGTCCTGGTGCTGTTCACAGTCGTGGTGTTCTACACACCTAGCAACATCTTTCTTCTTGTCCACTATTCCAGTAACTGCTCCAAGCTCTATGGGGACTTGTATGTCAGCTACATGATAAGCCTGGCCTTCAGCAGCATCAACAGCTGTGTTGATCCCTTTGTCTACTACTACGTTTCTGAGGACTTCAGAGACAAGGTGAGGCAGAGAATTTTCAGCCAAAGCAAGCAAGTCATCACATCTCTGAAAACCTCTAAGGAGACACTCCCTCGGAAGAGCTCCCATTCACAATCCCTGGTGTGA
- the F2RL3 gene encoding proteinase-activated receptor 4 isoform X2 — MERSWCTFVLWCSLWGLCLASPDYDDYSQNNTSEQEMTSANTLCPRAIPGETVTRNNITYLSIHEASRSQLSSAVTVWFIPCLYTAVFLVGLPANGLALWVLATRIEKLTSTIFLMNLAAADLLLVLVLPFKITYYFLGNHWPFGEGLCRLTTAFFYGNMYCSVLLLMCISVDRYLAAVHPFFSRSFRSPGFAACTCLSIWLIAAIFTLPLTLLQQSYPLDHADITLCHDVLPRHEEADYYYYYFVCLIACGFLAPLVVMLFSHCSVLWILLRSRESNCSKLYGDLYVSYMISLAFSSINSCVDPFVYYYVSEDFRDKVRQRIFSQSKQVITSLKTSKETLPRKSSHSQSLV; from the exons ATGGAGCGCTCCTGGTGCACATTCGTGCTGTGGTGCAGCCTCTGGGGACTCTGCTTGGCAAGTCCGGACTATGATG ATTACTCCCAGAACAATACCAGCGAGCAGGAGATGACATCAGCCAATACACTGTGTCCCCGGGCCATCCCAGGAGAGACGGTGACTCGTAACAACATCACCTACCTGTCCATCCATGAGGCCTCCCgctcccagctgagcagtgcagtgACCGTGTGGTTTATTCCCTGCCTCTATACTGCTGTCTTCCTGGTGGGGTTGCCAGCCAACGGACTAGCTCTTTGGGTCCTAGCAACTAGGATTGAGAAGCTGACCTCCACCATCTTCCTCATGAACTTGGCTGCAGCTGACCTGCTCCTGGTGCTTGTGCTCCCCTTTAAGATCACCTATTACTTCCTGGGGAATCACTGGCCCTTTGGGGAGGGCCTGTGTCGGCTTACCACTGCCTTCTTCTATGGGAACATGTACTGTTCCGTGCTCCTGCTCATGTGCATCAGTGTTGACCGGTACTTGGCTGCGGTGCACCCTTTCTTCTCCCGCTCCTTCCGCAGTCCAGGCTTTGCCGCCTGCACTTGCCTCAGTATTTGGCTCATTGCTGCCATCTTCACCTTGCCCTTGACCCTCTTGCAGCAATCCTACCCCCTGGATCACGCAGACATCACTCTGTGCCATGATGTCCTCCCCAGGCACGAGGAGGCTGATTACTACTATTACTACTTTGTGTGCTTGATCGCCTGTGGCTTTCTGGCCCCTTTAGTGGTGATGCTGTTCAGCCACTGCTCGGTACTGTGGATCCTGCTGCGCAGCAGAGAGAG TAACTGCTCCAAGCTCTATGGGGACTTGTATGTCAGCTACATGATAAGCCTGGCCTTCAGCAGCATCAACAGCTGTGTTGATCCCTTTGTCTACTACTACGTTTCTGAGGACTTCAGAGACAAGGTGAGGCAGAGAATTTTCAGCCAAAGCAAGCAAGTCATCACATCTCTGAAAACCTCTAAGGAGACACTCCCTCGGAAGAGCTCCCATTCACAATCCCTGGTGTGA